The genomic window TTTTGGTTTGGGAGGCATCTTCGTTCTTGCGGGCTTGATCCGGCAATGGCCCATACTGGAGAAAACCTATATGCAGTTCATTGAAGGGGACGGATACCTGTCGCTGATGCTGGGATTGATCATGATCGTTCTCGGGTTCTCGGTCCGCTTGTTCATGGGTGAGGAAGAAATCCGCTAACCCGTTACGCGGGAGGAAAAATTCCGTACGGAACAGGGTTCAGTCGGCCATAAACCCGTCGTACGACAATATTGGGTCCAGCATCACGCTGGATACCCCCTAATTTTTTTTGAGATTCCTGCTATGAGTGAAGAAGAATTAAAAGGTGAAGGATTTGTAATCAAGGACAAACGCTCCTCGCAAATTTCCGAGGAAGACGCGGCCACTCAGGAGCAGGAGGCGGCAAAAAAACCCGCTTCCCAGAAAGAGACCGTTCACGAACATGCTCCATTTCAACTCGATTTTTCCACCTTTATACTGTCTCTCACGTCTTCCGCTTTTTATCATTTGGGGGATATGCCCGACCCGACCACCGGACAGACCGAAACAAACCTGCCTGCGGTCCAGCAGACCATCGACATGCTTATGATGCTGAAAGAAAAAACCAAGGGCAATCTCACCGCCGATGAGGCCAAACTATTGGAACAATTGATCTATGAGTTGCAGATGAAATACGTTGCGAAAACGAAAAAATAAGACCTTTCAGCCTTCCCCACAACCACCCCTCTATTAATAAAAACAATTTGTAAACCCCAACCTTGGGGTGCTACCCTTTCCATTAAATTATTCGAACCCCAGCCGGGGCTTACCCGGTGTTACTGAACATAAATTCTATGCCCGTACAAACAGACAACATTGGCATGTTCATCAAGGGAATGGCGCAGCCGGATGAACTGATAAAATACATTCAAGCCCGGTTTTCAGAGCAGGAAATTGAGGAAACCTATGCCCGCATGTCCGAGACCGCAAAATCCCTGGCCAAAGATGAAAAGATCACTCCTTTGCAGGCGTTCTGGAAACTTCTGGATCAGGCCTACCGGGAAAAAGCCCCTCCTCTGCAATGCGGAGAAGGTTGCGCCCATTGCTGTTATACCGGGGTCGCGCTCACGCAGATGGAATGGGACGGCATCCTCAATCTGGTGCAGGAAAAAGGCATCGACCTCGAAGCAGTTATCGAACGTTCACAAAAAACCATCCGCAAGGTCCGCGAGGTATTAAAATCCAATAAGAACCTGGACCAGGTCGACTGGCACAACCTGGTCATCAACCAGCCCTGCCCTTTCCTTGGCGAGGATCAGGCCTGCACCATCTACGAAGACCGCCCCCTGGACTGTCGGTTGGTGGTGGCCTTTCGCGGTGTCTGCGAATCCAAAAAACTGGAACACGCCCAACGCGGCGTGGTGGTGGAAGAAGCGGTGGGGTCCACAGTGGTCGCCAAATTGCAACACGATCAAACGCCTAAATTCAGACGCCGAAAATTTAACGGTACCCAGCCGCTGCGCCTGTTTCAACACTGGCTGATCCTGTGGCAGGATAAAAAATCAAAGAAAAAGAAACGATAGAACCCACGCAGTTCCTCAGCATCAATCACCACCGGGTCACAGAAACTATTGAACAGGATCGTTGCCCTATGCCTAAAATCGCTCAACTGACCGCTCCCCGAACCATCGCCATTAAAGAGCGACAACCTTTAAGACCGGCTGATAACGAAGTGGTGATCGGCGTCGAAACCGCCGGCATCTGCGGGACGGATCTTGCCCTGTTTTCCGGCGACTACCCCGTCCCCCTGCCACTGGTGTGCGGTTACGAATTTGTGGGAGTCGTGAAATCCATCGGCGACGGTGTGGACAAACACTGGCTGGGCCGAAGAGTCACAGCCGAGATCAACATTCAAGGTGGTTCGCAGGTGTACTTCTGTTTCTAGCTTCACAACCTCTGGAAGACCGATGTGAGCTTTCTGCCCTCGCAGATAGAAGCGCACAGCACCCCCGACTTTTGAGGTCAGCGCAAGATCTGAAATCCAGACATTTGTATCGAATATGACGATCACGCACCAGGCCTCGGAATGCTAACGACCAAGCTCACAGGCAATTTTGGAGCGCAGCGTAAAAATTGTCCGAGTGTAGCGCCTTGTTATATTTCGTTTTCAAAGAACTCATTCCATCCCGATTTTGTTCTCATTGAAATATTTTTATCCTGAACAAACTTAGCAACATTGGCTAATACCGTTGAGCACTCTTCTTCATTTACTAAAATAAAACCCGGTTTTTCAGGACTTAAAGCGGTATCTCGTTCATTAATTTGCATTTTTTTGATTTTGCTCCGAAAATCCGAATTCCCGAAAACCAAGCATTGATTTTTCTGGTAAGATTTTAAGACCGGGGTGGATTTTCCAATCCCTGAGTCATGTCGTAAGAGAACAGGCTTTACGCAAAATAAAAAAAGGACGCAACCGGGATTATCAACCTATGCAAATAAAGTGGTTTCAATAATAAAACACAATAATTTACATTAAGTTGAATCTTTAATAAAATCCGTTTTTACAAATGAAAATCTGGATGGACGTTTGCTGGGTAACATTTCAAATATTTTGCAAACGAAGGGTAAAAAAAGCATTTAACATAAATACAATGGAAACTTGAAAACCATTTCTACCCAGCCTATAGTGGGGAGGGAAATTTTCAGGAAAGTCCGGTTTTATTTGGGAGTCCAATTTTGACCGAGATATAAATTTAGAACTGCGTTCGGACACGGGCCTCACCTCAGCGTCCGAATTTTTTACGGAGAGTAAACAAATGAGGCTGCCCATTCTCGACAAACTGGATGCGGAACTCCAAAAAACTAAAACGGAATTGAAAGTTGACATTCCTAAAGCATTAAAAACTGCCATGGAACATGGGGATTTGAGTGAAAATGCGGAATTCAAATCCGCAAAAGAGCGGCAAATGTTTCTGGAGAGCCGTTTATCCCAGTTGCAACAAAGAATCAGCGAAGTCATGTCGTTGGATGTAAACCGTATTCCCAAAGACCGGTCCGGCTTGGGAAGCACCTTATTCCTGAAGGACCTCAATACGAAAAAGGAAGTCCAGTATCACCTGGTGTTTCCGGAAGAGGTCAATCCCGATGAAGGCAAAATTTCAGCGGCCTCCCCTGTGGGCAGGGCTCTCCTCGGAAAACAGGAGGGGGATGAGATCACAATTCCTCTTCCAGGACAGCAAAAAGAGTTTGAAATCTTAAAAATAATCACCATCCATGAATCTCATGGTAGCGTTGAAGGATAAATTTTGAATGTCATCCAAGCCCTTAATTTCATTTGAAGAAGTCGCTCAGGAAAGTCCGTTTTTTCTGGACACGGAAAACCGCCCGGACTGGAACGCCGTGTTCGAAAATGACAATCCCCTGCACCTGGAGGTTGGTTTTGGCAATGGAAAATTTCTAATTGAAATGGCCGCCAAGGAACCGGAAACCAATTTTGTCGGGCTGGATTTTTACCACAAGGGCATCCGCAAAGTGATCACTCGGATCAATAAACTGCAAATTAAAAATATCCGCATCATTTACGGAGATGCGCGGGAAAAAATCCCTCTTTATTTCAAAGAGGACGATCTGAACCGCATCTACATCAATTTTCCTGATCCCTGGCCCAAAAAGCGCCATTACAAACGCAGATTGATCAAACCACCCTTTGTTGACATGATAACCGGGAAGTTAATTTCTGACGGAGAAATTCATGTTGCAACCGATAGCGAACCCTACGCTCTGGAAATTCTGGAATTTTTTGAAGCCCACTCCCAGTTAAAAAATAAATTGGGATCCGGAGTCTTTCGAGGCAGCCGGGGGGAGTTGCCCCGATCCAAATACGAGAATAATTTCATCAATGCCGGGGATAAAATCTATTACCTGGATTTCATCAAACATTCTTAACAGGGTCTTTTAGCATTTTTGTAGGCCCCTGAACGCTCTGAGCCAACCACAACTTAATATCCGGAGAAAATGTTGCCAACTGAACGGGTTTTAATCGTAGACGATGAAAAAAATATAGTCAGTTCGCTGAAGGATATTCTTACCGATGAAGGATACGAAGTTTCAGTCGCCAGGGATGGCCTGGGCGCTTTGGAGATGATTCAATCCAATCCTCCCGATCTGATGCTGCTGGATATCTGGCTGCCCGGAATGGACGGCATCGAGGTGTTGAAAACCGTCAAGACCTACCATCCTGAAATTGAAGTTCTGATCATGTCCGGTCACGGCACCATTGACACTGCAGTCCAGGCAACCAAACTCGGCGCGTTTGACTTCATTGAAAAACCTTTCTCCCTGGACAAACTAACTCAATCGGTCGAAAACGTTTTTAAAGAAAAACACAAAACCCACGAAAACCTGGAAAACACTCTGTTGGCACAAGACGACCTTCCTCTCTGTTTTGAAATGATGGTGGAAGTGAAAAAAGCCACCCAACAGGCTTCGCAAAGTAATGACCCCATTTTATTGCTGGGCGAAAAAGGAACGGGAAAAGAGTTCATCGCGTATTGCATACATCGAAAAGGCAAACAGAGCAACCGTCCTTTCATCAAACTGAACTGCGCTGTCCGGCAACCTCAGGACATTCAGACCCATTTGTTCTCCGACGAGAAGAAAAAATCATCTTCCCTAAAAGGGTCCAAAACGTCACCTTTCAATATGCAGGGTTCCGTGGTTTACCTCAGCAACGTTGAGTCCCTGGATAAAGATCTCCAAAAGAGGCTCGTACATGAATTGAAAGGCGAGTCCACCTGTGCATTTCTTCCCGCGCGACTTTTAATCTCCTCATCAAAGAATTTAAAAGTGTTGGCCACCGCCGGACAATTTAATAATGAGTTATTGGACTTATTTGAGAACACCACCATTAAGATCCCGCCCCTACGCGATTATGCGGCCAATATTCCCATGATGGTCAAAGATTATTTTGAGGAATGCGCCGAAAGGGAAAAGTTCGCCACTCCTGTCGTCGAAGAAGAAGCGCTGACGGCTTTGTGCCGTTATGATTGGCCGGAAAATGTGAAGGAACTGCGAGACATCCTGGATAAACTTCTGATCACCGGCTCAACTCAGGGGAAAATTTCATTGCAGAAAATTCTTCCTGAAATTCAAAAACCCCAGAACGGAATCTCCCATAAGGAGTTTGATCATTTTGAATCGTTCCAGGAAGCGGAGCTGACCTGGGAAAAAGGCTTCATCATCCACAACTTGAGAAAAAACGGATGGGACCTGGGAAAAACCTGCAAGGCTCTTAAAACAGACAAAAAACAATTTCAGGAAAAACTGAAGCGGCACTCCATTCGCCTCCCGCAACCCAACGGCAAACAGCCCACCCCTCCTCCCCTGATACAGAGAACTCTCAAGCGAAGTGTGGTTCTTTGCGGAAGCGGGCTCCATTCAGGAATCAAGACCGGGCTCATCCTTCAGCCTCTTCCCCCTGGGAGCGGCATTATTTTTGGAGATATTTCCACAGGGAAAACCATTCCGGCGCGGTTGGAAAATGTGCAGTCTACGGATTACTCAACCTGCCTGAAAAAGGGATTGGTATCCGTGGCCACCATCGAACACATTATGGCGGTTTTACACATGTACCGGATCATCAACCTTCTCATTAAGGTCGGTGACGAGGCCCCGGTGATGGACGGTTCTGCAAAGGATTTTTGTGCGTTGATCGAGGATGGAGAATTCGAGGAGCAGGATGGAATTTACGATGAAATCGTCATCGATAAAACCTACACATTTGGGCCTCATAAAGAAAATGGTCCGATGATTTCCATCGAACCCGCTGACAAGTTTACCGTCAGTTATTACATGAAATATCCCGAGCCCATCGGCACTCAGGATTACACCTTCGTTTTTAATGGAGAGGCCAGTTTTAAAAATGAAATCGCTCCCGCACGCACCTTTGGCTTCATGGAGGACGTGGCGCAGTTGACAAAAATGGGATTTGCCACGGGCGGCAAGCTGGACAACTTTATTCTGCTGGGAGACAAAAAGGTATTGAACACCGAACTGCGGTTTGAGGACGAATTTGCGCGCCATAAGATTCTGGATATTCTGGGCGACTTTTACCTTTTAGGAAAACCCATTCGTGGCCATATCAAAGCCCACAGAACGGGGCACACGCAAAACATCGGGCTGCTGAAAATAATCCAGGAAAATCTGTGCCCGTCCACATGAACAGGGATAATTATTTTCCGGCTGAATGAGAAACCAGTCACTCGCGGACACCGGCTTCCTTCAAAACAGCAACCATTTCTTTGTGTTCAAATTGAGAAGCGATCTTTAAAGCCGTCCAGCCATTTCTGCTTCTTGCGTCAGGGTCAACCCCTTTCTGCAAAAGAAGTCTGGTCAAATCAGGATATCCGCCGGCAACCGCCCCCATTAGAGGTGTCCAGCCTTTTTTGCTGCGGATATGAATATCCGCTCCATGCTGCAATAGCACATGGACCGTTTCAATCTGTCCCCGTTCTGCGGCAACCATCAAAACGGTGGAACCATTTTCCAACCTGACATTGATATCCGCGCCCGAAGCTATCAACTCCTGAACCATCTGTGAGTTTCCCCCCGCAACCGCGCTCATGAGTGCGCTGGCGCCATTTTTACTTTTGGCATTAAGGTCGGCGCCCCGTTCCAGCAACGTCCTGACAAATTCAATATTCCCCAACTGCGCCGCCAACATGAGCGGCGTGCTTCCACCATTACTCTTCGTATTCACATCAGCCTTATGAGCGAGCAAAATTTTTGCGGCTTCCGTTTGGCCATGCTTTGCGGCCTGAGCCAGAGCTGTCCAGCCCTTGTTGTTTTTTGCATGAATGTCAGCCCCACCTTCGATAAGAACTTGCATGCAATCCGTCAACCCCCGTGCAGTTGCCAGGGCCAGTACCGTATCACCGGCGGAATTGATGTTTTCAGGATTCGCCTCATGTTCCAGCAACAGCTTGATGATATCCGACCGCCGGGTGAATACCGCCTGTTGCAAGGGAGTCATCCCCTGCTGGTTTTGGACATTGACATTGGCTTTTCGTTCCACCAATTCATGCACCACGCCAAAATGGTTTTCTCCTATGGCAATCAACAAAGGCGTGGAGCCTCCCTTAATGGTTGACTCCAGATCCGCTCCACGGGCTATCAACCGTTTCACGGTTTCTTCATGGCCATAGCGGACGGCCCTTGCCAACGAACTCCAACCATACATATTCCGGGCATTGATATCCGCCCCTTGATCGAGGAGCATTTTGACTAAACCGTTATCTCCCACTGTGGAGGCCAGAATGAGAGCGGTATCGTCGTAGCGGTTTCTGGCGTTGACCTCGGCCCCCCTGGCCAAAAGAAGATCCGCAATCCGGTGATGTTTTCCCGCCACCGCTACAATAAGAGCGGTACTCCCCTTGGCCGTCCGGGACTCCAGATCCACTCCCTCGGAAAGCAAATTTCCAACCTCTTTATAGTCACCCTGATAAACCGCAGACAATAAATCAGTTTTTTGATCGCTGAAAGCTAAAGGCGGCTGCAAAAAAAGCGTGAACAGGGAAAAAATAATTAAATAGCGCTGTCTATTCATTTTCAACATGATTTCACCGTTCAAGTTCATCAGTTATTATCTGTCAGGCCCCAGAGCCCACAAAAGCTAAGAATCGGCAAGGAAACATTTCCCTCCGTTCCTCTCCAGAACAGGTATCCGAGGTATCTATAAAACTTCGTCTCAGGGATATAACTATTCTAACAGTGAGAGCCAAAAAATTTAATTAAATTATTGTATTTAAATGAGTTTAAAAATATTAGAAAGATATGCGTGGCGGGAAAACACTTCAAAAATCGGGACAAAAACAGTATGCGGGGAAAAAGAAATCCGCCTGCCAGGGAGTTTAAAATCGGCAGGCGGATCGCAAAAAGGGATGGAATTCAAACATGAATTTCGAATTCCACAAATAAAGAGCGGGCAAACCTTGAGTTTATTCCCATTTGTAATAATAATTATTTTTCCCCGATAAACGATCCAAATCAATCATAAGGGCATTGGGAGGCAAATAATTGTCCATCCATTGATTTATCTGAATATTTAATGGTAAGCTCATGTAAAAAGCATGGAATCCCTTGCGATCCGTGCACTTAAAATCTGCCTTTTGAGGGCTTTTTTCAGAAAGTTTGAATGGGATCCAGGGAATTTAAACTTGGGGTACTGGTTTCGGGAAACGGATCCAACCTGCAAGCCATCATAGATCAGATAGAACATGGGGCTCTCACCGCAAAAATTTCCCTGGTCATCAGCAATGTAAAAAACGCTTTTGCTTTGGAACGCGCCGGGAATAGAGGAATTAAAACCGTATTCATCGACCCCAAATCATTTCCGGGCAAAGAGGAGTATGATCAGGCAATGCTGGACCTGCTGAAAGCCGAATCCGTAGATCTCGTTTGCCTCGCCGGGTTCATGCGAATTCTCGGGAAAGAATTCATCCAGGCATTTGCGGGGAAAATAGTTAATATCCATCCTTCGCTGTTGCCTGCATTTCCAGGGTTGCATCCGCAACAACAGGCTTTGGATCATGGAGTCAAGTTTTCTGGATGCACCGTGCATTTTGTCGACGAGGGCGTCGACAGCGGGCCGATCATTCTGCAAAGCGTTGTCCCCATATATGACTCAGATGATAAAGCGGAATTATCCCGACGTATACTAGAGCAGGAACATCTCCTTTACCCCAGGACCATTCAGCTGATCATTGAAGATCGGCTCACCCTGTCTGGAAGAAGGATCACGCAAAAGAAAATTAACCCCTGACCCCACGCTTATCTATATGAAAAAAATCCTTCTCTCCATTTTAATACTGAGCCTCTTTTTTTGTGCCAACAGTTGGGCCGGTGAAGAGCAAACAGCCCTGGATGCCATTCAGAAGCAATACGAATCCGTGAACACGTTCACCGCAAAATTCCTGCAAAAATCGTATGTAAAAACGATGAACCAGGCTCTCGAAGCCAAAGGCGATGTCCTGATCAAGAAACCGGGAAAAATGAAATGGATTTATAACGCCCCGGACCCGCAAGTTCTGGTGAGCGACAACAAGGTGCTTTGGTTATATATTCCCGATGAGAAGCAAGTGACAAAAGCCCCGTTGGACAGTATTTACTCCTCCAACACCCCGGCTTTATTTCTTGCCGGAAAAGGCAAATTATCGGACACCTTCAATGTTGTTAAAGTTTCAAAAGAAAACAACTTGATCCTCGTTGACCTCATTCCCATTGAGGAAGACAACAGCCTGGATCGTCTGGTGCTGTTTGCGGATAATAAAAACTACCAAATCGTCGGATCAAGCGTGTATGATAAATTAGGAAATAAGACAGAGATTCAATTCAGCGACATCAAGGTAAACGTAAAAATCCCGGAGGAGACCTTCCGGTTCAAAATCCCTCAAGATGTAGAGTTGCTGGATTACACCGCCAAATAATAAATCACCAGGAAATCAATAATATGTTCGAATTGTCTGCAATGACCCTCGATGCTTTTATGGGTTTTGGGATCAAGATGCTGATCTTTCTCACCGGCCTCGCGGCCCTGATTTTTGTTCACGAATTAGGGCATTTTCTGGTCGCCATAAAAGTCGGGGTGGTGGTCGAAAAGTTTTCCCTGGGCTTTGGCCCCAAAATATTCAGCGTGACCCGGGGCGGCACAGAGTATCTGCTTTCCGCCATTCCCTTAGGTGGATACGTGAAAATGAAGGGGGAAGATTTTGAAGCCGATTCCGTGGACCAGGAAGGTTCGTTTGCCGGCGCCCCGGTACTGCATCGGCTGGCCATCGCCTTTGCCGGCCCACTCTTTAATATTCTGTTTGCGATTTTCATCTATTGGGGCGTTTATCTGGCCGGGGTGCAAACCCTGGGCCTGGTCACAGGCACCGTCAAACCGGAATCCCCCGCCCAGATAGCAGGCATTCAAGCCGGAGACAAGATCGTTGCCATCGACGGCCAAAAAGTTGAGTTCTGGGATCAACTGCAAAATATTGTTCACGCTTCACCGGGAAAATCTCTCCTTTTTGAAGTAGAAAGGGAAACCAGCCTTCTGACCCTTCCCATCATCCCGGTGACCGAAGAAATCACCGATCTGTTTGGGGACAAGGAGAAAGTGGGGCTCATTGGCATCACGCCTTTGGTGCGGGACATCACCTTTGTCAAGGAGGGCTCAGCCGCCGATCAGGCAGGACTGAAAGTCGGCGACCAGCTTCTTAAAGTCGACGACACACCTATTTTCGGCTGGAGCGACCTCAAACCTGCTGCGGTGGATAAGCCCGGAAAAGAACTGAACTTTCGCGTTCTCAGGGAGGGGGCGGAACTCGTGATTCCTCTGACTCCTGAGTCAAAAGTCGTGGATGATGAAAAAGGCAATAAAGTCGAAATCGGCGTCATCGGCATTGGCATGAGCGGGAAAATGGCCGAGGAAAGCTACGGTCCCCTGGGAGCCATCGGTCGCTCCTTGCAGGAAACAGGACGATTGATTTATCTGATCGCGGTCAGCATCAAGAAAATGATTGCGGGGTCGATTCCCGCCGACACCATTGGTGGCCCCATTTTAATCTTTCAAATTTACGGCGAACAGGCGGAACAAGGGTTCAACGAATTGGTCCGACTGACGGCTTTATTGAGCATCAACCTGGGACTGCTGAATCTTTTGCCGATCCCCATCCTGGACGGCGGGCACATCTTATTTTTTCTCATTGAGATGGTCAAAGGCAAACCTCTCAGTGAGAAGAGCCGGGAGCGGGCACAGCAGGTCGGCCTTTTCATGTTGCTCAGCCTGATGGTGTTTGCTTTTTACAACGATATCATGCGAGTTATCAGCTAGCCTTCAGGACAGTCAATAGATATAATTCCCACTCCGCGAGCTAGAATGGACATCCCTGCCCAGCTTGAAGATCTTAAATCCGTGGCCGCGAAATGTTCCATCGAAATTGAGTTCAGTAATCTGGCTGACGAGGAACTTTCCATTCAAAGCGGACTATGCAAAGTAAAAGGAAATAACCTCATTATTCTGGACAAAAAATTGGAGCCTGAAGAGCAAGTTGTCGTCATCCTGAAAGCCCTGGAAAACTTTGATCTGGAGACCATCTATGTGCCATCATGGATTCGTGAACGTCTGGAAAAACCATAATCATCCGATAGAGACCAATGACTTTACTTAATAACACGCTCCCTGAAATTCGTCGCGGAAAACTCAAATCCCTTTTGCATGCAGGCAAAACCGTCCGTGTCATGGAAGCTCATAACGGATTGAGCGGGATTGTCGCCAACGATGCCAGAGTGGAAGGCATCTGTGATAACACACCGGTCACCCGTGAGTTCGACGCCATTTGGGAAAGCAGTCTGACCGATTCCGCTTCCAAGGGTCACCCCGACATTGAAGTGATCAGCTTTGATTCCCGGTTGCACACCATTCATGAGATTCTTGCGGTCACTCACAAGCCCATGATCGTCGATGGAGATACAGGCGGCGATGCCAACAACTTCGAATACATGGTTACCAAGCTGGAACGCGCGGGGGTTTCTGCGGTCATCATAGAAGACAAGGTGTTTCCCAAAAGAAACAGCCTGGAAGCGGGAACAAAGCAGACTCTGCAGGAACCGGAAATATTCGCGCAAAAAATCCGCCGGGGAAAAAGTGTCCTGGCCACCGATGATTTCATGATCATCGCCCGCCTGGAAAGCCTGATCGCAGGCATGGGTCTGGAAGACGCACTGGAACGTGCAAGAATTTATCTGCTGGCCGGAGTCGATGGGATCATGATCCACTCCAAATCCAAAAGCCCGGATGAAATTCTGAGTTTTGCGGAAAGCTACCGCCATCTTTTGAACGAACTCAAACTCGACAAACCGCTCATCTGCGTTCCCACAACCTACAACACCATCACCGAAGATGAATTGAGCGCCGCCGGTTTCCGTGTCATCATTTATGCCAATCATCTGCTGCGCAGTGCCTATAAATCCATGCTGGAAGTGAGCAAGACCCTTCTCCTCAACCAGAGGTCATTTGAGGCGGACCCTTTGTGCTCGCCAGTCCGTGAAATTTTTAAAGCCGTTGGCTTTCTGGACATCAAGGAAAAAGATCAACAGGACGAACTCTCGACCAATCTGCCGGTCATCATTCCCGCCGCCGGGGAAGACCCGCATTTTAAACCGCTGCTAAACGGCAAGCCCAAAGCCATGATGGAAATCGCCGGAATGACCCTCCTTGACCGGCAAATCGACACACTGAATAAGGGAAACCTCAACGACATCACCGTCGTTGCCGGCTACGCCGCGGACCAGATGAAGGCCGAAGGTGCGACGATTTTAAAAAATTCGGCTTATAAAAATGGCTCCATGTTGCACAGCATTTTTACGGCCAGGGAAAAGATGAATAACGGCTTCCTCATGCTGTACTCGGACATCCTTCTGGAAAATCATATCGTCACCAAATTGACGGATTGCCGGGAAGATATCGTGCTGGTGGCGGACAACACCATTCAATATCAGCGGGCAGAAGATGGAAAAGTGCTGGATTTCATCATCAGCAAACACAAGCATCAACCCAGCCGCCGACGCATCAGCGTCGATTACGAAAACAGCATTGCCAAGATCGGCAACAAGATCAACCCGGAAACCGCAACCCATGAGTTTATTGGGCTGGCAAAATTTTCAAAAACCGGAGCCGAGCAGTTTATCCAGACCTATCAGGATTGCGTACAAAACTATAAAGGGAAATTCCAGGAAGCCGCTGATATAGCGGATTTCACCTTCACGGATTTGATCCAGGAAATGATCGATCGCGGATTTGTCATCCATTTTCTGGAAATTCACAAAGGCTGGCTGGAGATTCACCGGGAAGAAGACATTGCCCTGGCCAACAAATTCCTGTAAGACAACACTCTCACTCAAATTTATACGTCTTAAAGAAAGAAACAAGGTTTATGCATTATTCCAAAATGTTCCTTCCCACACTCAAGGAATCCCCCGCAGATGCGGAAGTTATCAGTCACAAGTTGATGGTGCGGGCAGGAATGGTCCGCCAGGTGGCGTCAGGAATCTATTCCATTCTTCCGCTGGGTCTTAGAGTCCTTAAAAAAGTAGAACAAATCATTCGCGAGGAAATGAACCGCATTGCAGGCCAGGAAGTCTACCTTCCCAGCATCCAACCGGCGGAACTCTGGCAGGAAAGCGGACGCTGGGATTTTTATGGCAAAGAACTCCTGAGAATCCAGGACCGGCACAATCGGCAATTTTGCTATGGGCCGACGCATGAAGAAATCATCACCGACATTGTCAGAAAAGAGGTCAAGTCCTACCGCCAGCTTCCCCTCCTAATGTACCAAATTCAAACCAAATTCCGGGACGAGGTCCGTCCCCGTTACGGCATCATGCGCGGGCGCGAGTTCATGATGAAAGACGCTTACAGCTTTCATGCCGACGACGCCGATGCCCAGAAAACCTATAAGAATGTGGCCGGTGCCTACACGAACATTTTTCAGCGCTGTGGGTTGGAGTTTAAAATGGTCGAAGCCGATTCCGGGAACATCGGTGGCAACTTCTCGCATGAATTTGCCGTATTGGCCGACTCAGGAGAAGACCATATCGGTTTTTGCGATTCCTGCGACTACGCTTCCAACCTCGAACTCGCCGAAGCCAAGGCCCCCTCTCCCCCCGCCGCCACGCCCTCCCAATTGGACGAACTCATAGAAGTTGTAACTCCAGGGAAAAAGTCGGTGAAGGACGTTTCCGAATTTTTATCAATCCAGCCCCGACAAATTGTCAAAACCATCCTGTTTGAATCCGATCAGGGCCTGATCGCCGCTCTGGTCCGTGGGGATCACGAGATCA from Nitrospinota bacterium includes these protein-coding regions:
- the rseP gene encoding RIP metalloprotease RseP, coding for MFELSAMTLDAFMGFGIKMLIFLTGLAALIFVHELGHFLVAIKVGVVVEKFSLGFGPKIFSVTRGGTEYLLSAIPLGGYVKMKGEDFEADSVDQEGSFAGAPVLHRLAIAFAGPLFNILFAIFIYWGVYLAGVQTLGLVTGTVKPESPAQIAGIQAGDKIVAIDGQKVEFWDQLQNIVHASPGKSLLFEVERETSLLTLPIIPVTEEITDLFGDKEKVGLIGITPLVRDITFVKEGSAADQAGLKVGDQLLKVDDTPIFGWSDLKPAAVDKPGKELNFRVLREGAELVIPLTPESKVVDDEKGNKVEIGVIGIGMSGKMAEESYGPLGAIGRSLQETGRLIYLIAVSIKKMIAGSIPADTIGGPILIFQIYGEQAEQGFNELVRLTALLSINLGLLNLLPIPILDGGHILFFLIEMVKGKPLSEKSRERAQQVGLFMLLSLMVFAFYNDIMRVIS
- the lolA gene encoding outer membrane lipoprotein chaperone LolA — protein: MKKILLSILILSLFFCANSWAGEEQTALDAIQKQYESVNTFTAKFLQKSYVKTMNQALEAKGDVLIKKPGKMKWIYNAPDPQVLVSDNKVLWLYIPDEKQVTKAPLDSIYSSNTPALFLAGKGKLSDTFNVVKVSKENNLILVDLIPIEEDNSLDRLVLFADNKNYQIVGSSVYDKLGNKTEIQFSDIKVNVKIPEETFRFKIPQDVELLDYTAK
- a CDS encoding ankyrin repeat domain-containing protein, which codes for MNLNGEIMLKMNRQRYLIIFSLFTLFLQPPLAFSDQKTDLLSAVYQGDYKEVGNLLSEGVDLESRTAKGSTALIVAVAGKHHRIADLLLARGAEVNARNRYDDTALILASTVGDNGLVKMLLDQGADINARNMYGWSSLARAVRYGHEETVKRLIARGADLESTIKGGSTPLLIAIGENHFGVVHELVERKANVNVQNQQGMTPLQQAVFTRRSDIIKLLLEHEANPENINSAGDTVLALATARGLTDCMQVLIEGGADIHAKNNKGWTALAQAAKHGQTEAAKILLAHKADVNTKSNGGSTPLMLAAQLGNIEFVRTLLERGADLNAKSKNGASALMSAVAGGNSQMVQELIASGADINVRLENGSTVLMVAAERGQIETVHVLLQHGADIHIRSKKGWTPLMGAVAGGYPDLTRLLLQKGVDPDARSRNGWTALKIASQFEHKEMVAVLKEAGVRE
- the aepX gene encoding phosphoenolpyruvate mutase codes for the protein MTLLNNTLPEIRRGKLKSLLHAGKTVRVMEAHNGLSGIVANDARVEGICDNTPVTREFDAIWESSLTDSASKGHPDIEVISFDSRLHTIHEILAVTHKPMIVDGDTGGDANNFEYMVTKLERAGVSAVIIEDKVFPKRNSLEAGTKQTLQEPEIFAQKIRRGKSVLATDDFMIIARLESLIAGMGLEDALERARIYLLAGVDGIMIHSKSKSPDEILSFAESYRHLLNELKLDKPLICVPTTYNTITEDELSAAGFRVIIYANHLLRSAYKSMLEVSKTLLLNQRSFEADPLCSPVREIFKAVGFLDIKEKDQQDELSTNLPVIIPAAGEDPHFKPLLNGKPKAMMEIAGMTLLDRQIDTLNKGNLNDITVVAGYAADQMKAEGATILKNSAYKNGSMLHSIFTAREKMNNGFLMLYSDILLENHIVTKLTDCREDIVLVADNTIQYQRAEDGKVLDFIISKHKHQPSRRRISVDYENSIAKIGNKINPETATHEFIGLAKFSKTGAEQFIQTYQDCVQNYKGKFQEAADIADFTFTDLIQEMIDRGFVIHFLEIHKGWLEIHREEDIALANKFL
- the purN gene encoding phosphoribosylglycinamide formyltransferase, giving the protein MGSREFKLGVLVSGNGSNLQAIIDQIEHGALTAKISLVISNVKNAFALERAGNRGIKTVFIDPKSFPGKEEYDQAMLDLLKAESVDLVCLAGFMRILGKEFIQAFAGKIVNIHPSLLPAFPGLHPQQQALDHGVKFSGCTVHFVDEGVDSGPIILQSVVPIYDSDDKAELSRRILEQEHLLYPRTIQLIIEDRLTLSGRRITQKKINP